The following is a genomic window from Crossiella equi.
GGGTTGCGGGCGTGCCGGGGCCAGTGGTGCCCGGCGACCTCCAGGTGCAGCCGGACCCCGGCGGGCAGCTCCACGCCGAGCGGGCCGAGCCGGATCTCGCACTCGACGGGGTGGCCGGGGGGCGCGGGGTGCCGCACGACGGCGTGTGCGAGCTGCGTCCGGCCGTCGGAGAGGCGGAGCACCCAGTCGTTGTCCGGGGTGTCCGCGCGCAGCCGGAGCCGGGCGGTGACCTCGCCCCGCAGCACACCGGCGGGCAGCGGTGCGGTGTGCAGCAGCGCCCGGTCCACGCGGCGCAGGTCCTGCGTGAGGTCGGCCAGCGGCGGACGGGACGGGAACGGGTCGGCCGGGTCCGCGGTGAACACCCCGCGCACCGTGGTCAGCGGGACCGTGCGCCCCGCGTCGGAGGGCCAGCGGCGCCAGCTCCCGGCGTGCAGCCAGGCGCCGTCGCCGGTCAGGCCGTCGAGGGCGGCGCGGGCGAAGGCGGCGTAGAGCGCGCCGACACGCTTGCCGCCGAGCACCGCGCCGGGGGCGTGCGCGTCCAGCAGGTGCCCCCACGGGCCGAGCACCAGCCGGGACGGCCCGCCCCAGGCCGCGGTCAGCTCGGCGGTGTCCGCGGCGAACGGGTCGTGGGTGCCGCCGACCGCGAGCAGCGGCGCGGTGCAGTCGGCCAGCCGGGACCACAGCTCACCTCGGCGCGGGGCCGCCCACAGCTCCGGCCAGCCCGGGGCGTCCACCAGCCCGTGCACCGGCAGCCGGGCGAGGTCGACCTCCACGGGCGGGCGGGGCACCTTCGTCCCGCCGTGCTCGGACCACCAGCCCACCCGGCAGGCCAGCCGGGCCGCCCCGCCCGGCTCGCGCGCGGTCTCGCCGAGGCCCATCGCGGGGACCGCCGCGATCACGCCCGCCACCGGCGCGGTGCGGGCGGCCGCGGCGGCGAGCGCGGAGTAGGCGCCGTAGGAGGAGCCGACCAGGAGCACCCGGCCGTCGCAGAAGGGCTGGGCGTGCACCCAGTCGAGCAGCCGGGCCCCGTCCGAGGCCTCCGAGAGGTAGGGCCGGAAGGTGCCGCCGGAGGCGAATCTGCCCCGGGAATCGGCCGTTACGCAGGCAAAACCAAGTTTTGCCCATTTTTTTGCCTGGGATGTGTTTGCGCCCTGGCCGTACGGGGAAGACAGAACTACCACCGGAGAACGCTCGCGCTCGGGAGAGTGGAACACGGTGGCAGCGAGGGGCACCTCGTCCGCGGCGGGGACGAGGTGCCCCTCGATTTTTGTGCTCACGCGGCGCACTCCGGGACCGGCAGCACGGGGTGGTCGGCGACCGCCCCGGTGTCCAGGTCCAGCACGCGCAGCCGCCGGTTCGCGGGCAGTGCCCCGCTGATCAGGGGGCCGTCCTCGCGGGGTTGGTCCCCCAGCGCCCAGACCCGCAGGTCCAAAGCGGCGTGGGCCAGCACGAGACGCAGGTCGGCGGCGGTGAACCGCTCCTCGCCGGTGATCACCTCGTGGCCCGCCCAGTAGGCGGCCAGGTGCCGGTGCCCGGACTGGGCGGCGGCCAGCCTGCGCAGCCGGACGTCGCGGTGCCGCACGTCGGTGGCCTTCGCGGCGACCGGCTCCAGCAGCGCGTGCCTGCCCTCGCGGCTGACCCGCTGCCAGGCGACGCCCTGCGCGGGCAGGTCGTCCAGCCCGGTCCACCACTCCGGCGCGGGGCCGTCGGCCAGCGCGCAGACCGCGGTGAGGCCGGGCTCGGGGCTGGTCACGAACCTCGGCTCGGCACCGTGCTCGGCCAGCAGCTCGGCGTACGGCCCGGTCAGGTGCGGCTCGCCGAGCAGGCCGACCAGCGCGCGCTCGCGCGGCCAGCCGCGGCGGCGGCCCAGGAACCCGGCCTCGGCGAACGCGGCCAGCGCCTCGGGCTCGCCGTCGCCGGTGGTCAGGGTGGCTCGGACGGCGGTGAGCGCCTCCTCAGGCAGCTCGACCCCGAGCACCTCCCCGGCCGGGGACCGCAGCACGGTCCCGCCGTCGGGCAGCTCGAACAGCACGGCCCCCGGTGTCAGCTGGCTCATCTCACCCTCCCGAGCGAGGCGGTGGCCGCCGCACCCAGCGTGCGGCGGCCACCTGGTGGTCACTCGATCGTCAGTCCTGGTCGTCGAACGGGTTCTCGACCAGGGCGTTGCTGTGCGACGCCGAGTTGTGCGGCAGCTCTCGCTCGGCCTCGACGCGCACGAACACCTTGTCCATCCGTGTTCACCTCCACATCAGATCGGTTGACCATCAACCTCTTCATGCCTATCACAAATGAAAGTCATTCCCAATAGTCTTCTCGCGCCCGCACTGACATGCGCTTTTTCGCATGGGATATGACAACCGTTTCCAGTTACGCTGCCGGGATGACGGTTCTGGAAGCCCCGCCGCGCAAGGACCCGGACTTCCGCCGGTACCTGTGCGCGCGGGTGGTGTCGGTGGCGGGTTCGCTGGTCACCGTGGTCGCGCTGCCGGTGCTGGTGTACCGGCTGACCGGGAGCGCGGCCTGGACCGCGGCGGTGGCCGCCGCCGAGGCGCTGCCGTACCTGCTGTTCGGGCTGCTCGCGGGCGCGCTGGCCGACCGGGTGGACCGGCGGCGGCTGATGATCGCGGTGGACCTGGTGAACGCCCTGGTCATCGCCAGCGTGCCGTTGCTCTGGCTACTGGAGGCGCTCACGCCCTGGCAGGTGGTGGCGGTCGCGTTCGTCTCGCAGAGCCTGTTCGTGCTCTTCGACTCGGCCAACTTCGGCGCCCTGCCCGCGCTGGTCGGCAAGGAGCGCATCACGAGCGCGTACGCGACCGTCTTCGGCGCCACGACGGTCGTGGAGATGCTCGTCCCGCCCCTGGCCACGCTGGCTGTGACGGTTGTCTCACCGGCCCCGATGCTGGCCGTGGACGCCCTCACCTACGCGGTCTCGGCCCTGCTGCTGCGGGCGATCACCCGGCCGCTGTCCGAGCCGGACCGGGCCGGGCGGCCGCGCTCGCTGGGCGACATCCGCGCGGACGTGCGGGCCGGGCTGGGCTTCCTGTGGCGGCAGCCGACCGTGCGCACGCTGACGCTGGTCGGGGCCACGCACTCGGCGGCGGGCGGGGCCTGGGTGGCCATGGTGGTGCCCTGGGCGGACCGCTCGCTCGGGGTCACCCCCAGCGGGGACGCCCGGCTCGCGGTGCTGATGAGCTGCTGGGCGGTCGGCGCGCTGATCGCCTCGAAGCTGACCCCGGTGCTCACCCGGAGGCTGGGCGCGGCCCGGCTCGCGCTGCGTGCGCTGCCCACCTCGCTGCTGTGCGGGCTGGCGGTGGTGTTCAGCTCGTACTGGCTGTTCGGCGCGCTGGCGGCGGTGGCCTGGGGCGCGGCGTACACCACGGTGGTGATCAACTCGATCACCTACCGGCAGCAGGTCACCCCGCCCGAGCTGCAGGGCCGGGTGAACACCACCGCGCGCATGCTGTCCTGGGGCGTGGGCAACCCGCTCGGCGCCGCGCTCGCGGGCACGGTCGCGGTGGCGGTCAGCCCGGCCGCGGGACTCGCCGCCTCGGTCGCCGTGCTGGCCGTCGGGGTCGTGCTGGCGTGGTGCTCGCCGCTGCGGGCTCAGAGCACGGTGTCGTAGGCGCAGGCCGGGCGGCCGGTCCGGTCGTCGCGCCAGACCCGGCCGCGCACGCCGAACACACCCGCCAGCAGCTCCTCGTCCACCACCTCGGCCGCCGGGCCGTCCGCGTGCACCACCCCGTCCTTGAGCGCCAGGACGCGGTCGGCGTAGCGGGCGGCCTGGGCCAGGTCGTGCAGCACGGTCACCACGGTCAGGCCGCGCTCGGCGCGCAGCCGGGCGACCAGTTCCAGCACCTCCAGCTGGTGGCGCACGTCCAGGTAGGTGGTCGGCTCGTCCAGCAGCAGCACCGGGGCGTCCTGGGCCAGCGCGAGGGCCAGCCGCACACGCTGCCGCTCGCCGCCGGAGAGCCGGTCCACCGCCGCGTCCGCGTAGTTCTCGACACCGGTGTCGGCCAGTGCCCGGCGCACCTGGTCGTCGTCCCCGGCCCGCAGCATGCCCAGCGGGCCGCGCACCGCGTACCGGCCCTGGCGCACCAGCTGGCGCACGGTCAGGCCGGGCACGGCGGGCATGGCCTGGGGCAGCACCGCGATCCGCCGGGCCACCTCGCGGCGGCCGAGGCTGTGCAGCGGCTCCCGGCCCAGGTGCACCAGGCCCTCGTCCGGCTCGTGCAGCCCGGCCAGCACGCGCAGCAGCGTGCTCTTGCCGCAGCCGTTGCGGCCGACCAGCGCCAGCCACTGGCCGTCCGCCACCGTGAGGTCCACTGTGGACAGAATCGTGCGGTCGCCGAACCGGACCGTGAGCCCGGTCCCCGAGATCGAGCTCATGAACTGTCCCTCCCCGCCAGCGCGCTGGAGTACCGGCGCGCGACCACGATCAACACCACCGCACCGGCCAGCGCGGTCACCGCGCCGACCGGGATGCCCAGTCGCTGGCTGCCCACCATCGGGACCAGCGCGGTCAGGTTCTGGGCCAGGAAGTCCGCGCCGGTCACGCACACCGCACCGGCCAGCGCGGCGGCGGGCAGCAGCAGCCGGTGCTCGGCCCCGGCCAGCGCCCGCGCGGCGTGCGGGGCGAGCAGTCCGACGAAGGCCACCGCGCCGACCGCGCCGACCGCCGCTGCCGTGGCCAGCACCGCGCCGAGCAGCGCGAACACCCGCCACGGGGTGACCGCGAGCCCGAGGCCGCGCGCGTGGTCGTCGTCCACCGCGAGCAGATCCAGGGCGGGCCCGACCAGCAGGAACAGCAGCAGCACCACCAGCAGCCACGGCCACAGCGCGTGCCAGTGCTCCCAGGTGCGCGCGTTGATCGTGCCGACCAGCCAGCGCGCCGCCGCGCCCGCGAGCTGCGGCCGGGCGGTGAGCAGGACCAGCGACAGCCCGGCGAGCACGGCCGAGACCATCACGCCCAGCACCACCAGCCGCATCGGGTCCGCGCCCACCCGGCCCGCGACCAGCCACAGCGAGGCACCGCCGACCACCCCGCCCAGCACCGCGAGCGCGGTGAGCGCGGCCGGGAGGTCGGCCAGCCCGGCGACGGTGGCCGCCACGGCCCCGAGCACCGCGCCGGAGCCGACCCCGGTGACCTCGGGCGAGGCCATCGGGTTGCGCAGCACGGCCTGGAGCACCACCCCGGCCAGGCCGAGGCAGGCGCCGGTGCCGATCGCGATCAGCGTCCGGGGCAGCCGCAGCTCGTGCACGATGAGCAGCTGGGTCTCCGTGCCCTCGCCGAACAGCGCCCGCAGCGCGGTCAGCGGGCCGAGCGAGCTGCCCGAGACGAGCTCGGCGAGCGAGCTGGCCGCCAGCAGCACCACCAGGACCGGGAGTGCGAACCGTCGGGTCATCCCAGAGCCTCCCTGGAGCGCCGGAACATCAGCAGCGCGCCGAGCAGCACCGCGACCACGGCGGTCAGCCCGCCCACCGGCAGCTCCACCGGGTACAGCACGGTGCGCGCGAGCAGGTCGGCCAGCACCACCAGCAGCGCGCCGAACAGCGCGGACCAGCCCAGCCAGACCCGGGCGTCCGCACCGGGCCGCAGCCGCCGGGCCAGCTGCGGGCCGAGGAAGCCCACCCAGGCGATGGGCCCGGCCGGGCCGACCGCGATCGCGACCAGCACGCACGCCAGCACCAGCACGGCCAGCCGCGCCCGTCCGGCCCGCAGGCCGAGCGCGGACGCGGTGTCGTCACCCAGGCGGAGCAGGCCGAGCGCGGGCACCGAGAGCAGTGCCAGGGGCAGCGCGGCCAGCAGGCCCGGGGCGGCGAAGGCCACGGTGTCCCAGGTGGTGCCGGTGAGCGAGCCGAGCAGGTAGCGGAAGAGCACGCCCTGGTCGCGCGAGTCCGACAGCGACAGCGCGGTGAACATGACGGCCTGCAGCGCGGCGCTGACCGCGGCGCCGATCAGCAGCACGGCGGCCGGGCCGACGGCGCTGCGCGCGGCCAGCAGGGTCAGCAGCCCGCCGACCACCGCGCCGAACAGCGCGGGCACCAGCGGGGCGCCCGGCACCGGCACCGCCCAGACCACGGTGATGGCCACCGCGGCCGAGGCCCCGCTGGACACCCCGAGCAGCTCGGGCACGGCCAGCGGGTTGCGCAGGGACTCCTGGAGCAGCAGCCCGGCCGCGCCCAGCGCCGCGCCCGCGCACAGCGCGAGCAGCAGCCTCGGCGCGCGCAGCAGCACCACCACGGCGTGCTCCAGGTCGGTCTCCCCGGCGAACGCGGCCGCCAGCCGGTTCACGCCGACCAAGGGCTCGCCCAGGCACAGCGAGGCCGTGCCGACGGCGAGCAGCGCCAGGACGGCGACCGGCAGGGCGGTGTACCGCCTCACGCCGCCGGTGCCTGCGCGACCTTGGCCAGCGCCTCCTCGACGAGCGCGCCGAGGCTGCGGGTGCCCCGTCCGGAGCCCCACAGCTTGGGCACCACCTCGTGCACCTGACCGTCACGCACGGCCTTCACCTGCTTCCACACCGGGTTGTCGGCGAGTTGTTCGGACAACTTGCGGTCCGCACTGGAGAAGACCAAGGAGTACACGAAGATCACGTTCGGCTGCTTGGCGAGGATCTCCTCGACGCTGTAGGTGCTCGCGGTGTCGGCGTTGGTGCTCTTGGCCGGGAACGGGTAACCGAACAGCTGGCCCAGCAGCTTGCCGGTCAGCGACTCGGTGGTGTCCACGCCGATGGAGTCCGCGCTGCCGAACATGAGCAGCACGGTCCGCTTGTCCAGCCCCTTCTCCCGGCTGGTCTTCACCGCACCGGCCAGGGTGGTGCGGAACTTGGTCTCGGCGGCCAGCGCCTGCTCGGTGCGGCCGGTGAGCGCGCCGAGGTTGCGCAGGTAGCCGACGGACTGCTCCCAGGTCGTCGGGTTGACCGTCCACAGTGGAGCGTTGAACTTGGCGACCGCAGGCCGCAGGCCGTCGTGCACCCCGGCCAGGCCGATCACCAGGTCCGGGCGCAGCGCACCGACCGCCTCAACGTCCTCCTGCCCGAAACTGCCCGGGATGACCGGTACGGACTTGCCCGCCTCGCCCGCGAGCTGGGGCAGCGCGAGCAGCACCGCGTTGGAGGTGCCCGCCGGTTTCAGCCCGAGCTCGGTGAGCGCGTCATCACACAATCCGGTGAGGCAGACGATGCGCTCCGGCACCTTCGGCAGGGTGACCGCCTGTCCGGTCGGATCGGTGACGCTGAGCGAGGGGGCCAGCGGCGCCGCAGTGACCGGAATGTCCGCCGCGCCCGCCCCGGCCGTACCCGTGGGAGCGGTTGCCGGTGGCGCCGAGGTGCACGACGCGACCAACGCGGCCGAGGCCGTCACCAGGCTGAGCAGGGCGAGCTGGGCGCACGAGCGGCGCACGGGCCACCTCCGGTGGGGTACGAAGTCAAGCAAGACGATAACGGTTTTCATCTTGCCTGAGTTGGGGGCCGACCAAGAGGTGTGCGTCGTCACGATCGCTTAACACCACGCTTGGTGAAGACCACTGTTGGCGGAGCCGCTCGTCGCACTCGGCGACCGCGCTATGACCCACCGGTGGCCGAGCACGGACTGTGGCGCCGGTACCCTCACTTTCGTGTCCAGCAGCACTCTCGAAAATCCAGCGGTGAACACTGCCCGCGCATACCGGAGCTGGGGCCGGGCCTTCGCGGACCTGAGCGCCGCGTGGAAACAGCGCACGCTCTGGGGCCACCTCGGTTGGCAGGACATCAAGCAGGGCTATCGCCGGTCCGTGCTGGGTCCACTGTGGATCACCATCAGCACCGGCGTCATGGCGCTGGCCATGGGCATCCTGTTCTCGGCCATCCAGAACCAGCCCATCGAGTTCTTCCTGCCGTACGTCACGGTGGGCCTGGTGTGCTGGACCTTCATCAACAACTGCATCAACGAGGGTGCGCACGTCTTCATCGCGAACGAGGGGCTGATCAAGCAGCTCCCGTCACCGCTGACGACGCACATCTTCCGCCTCGTCTGGCGTCAGGTGCTGCTGTTCGCGCACAACTTCCTCATCTACTTCATCATGCTGGCGATCTTCCCGCAGGAACTGAAGTGGACGGCGTTCTACGCGATCCCGGCGTTCCTGCTGATCGTGCTCAACGGCGGCTGGGTCTCGCTCGCGGTGGGCATCGTGAGCACCCGCTTCCGCGACATCCCGCCGATCATCGGCAGCATCACCATGCTGCTCTTCTACTTGACGCCGATCGTGTGGGACTTCGGCGTGCTGAAGAACCACCCGAACCCGGTGGTCTCCGAGCGGGCCTACTTGGCGGAGTTCAACCCGTTCCTGCACTTCATCGAGATCATCCGGCGGCCGCTGCTGGGCCAGGACCAGCTGTTCCACCACTGGCTGATCGTCGGCATCATCACCCTGGTGGGCTGGGCCGCCGCCCTGGTCCTGCTGCGCAACTACCGTGCCCGCGTCTCGTACTGGGTGTAAGGGGGCAATCCCATGGTCAGCATTGACGTACAGAACGCCTGGGTCGAGTTCCCCATCTTCGACGCCAAGACCCGTTCGCTGAAGAAGGCCGTGCTGGGCAAGGCGGGCGGCAAGATCGGCGGCGAGGGCAAGGTCCCGGTCATCGAGGCCCTGCGCGACGTCACCATCTCGCTCCAGCACGGCGACCGCGTCGCGCTCGTCGGCCACAACGGCGCGGGCAAGTCGACGCTGCTGCGCCTGCTCTCCGGCATCTACGAGCCCACGCGGGGCACCTCGAAGATCGTCGGCAAGGTCGCGCCCGTGTTCGACCTCGGTGTCGGCATGGACCCGGAGATCTCCGGGTACGACAACATCATCATCCGGGGCCTGTTCCTCGGCATGACCCGCAAGCAGATGGAAGCCCGCATCGACGACATCGCCGAGTTCTCCGAGCTCGGCAACTACCTGTCGATGCCGCTGCGCACCTACTCCACCGGTATGCGCGTGCGCCTCGCGCTCGGTGTGGTCACCTCGATCGACCCCGAGATCCTGCTGCTGGACGAGGGCATCGGCGCGGTGGACGCGGCGTTCCTGGACAAGGCGAGGGACCGGCTGAACGACCTCGTGAAGCGGTCGGGCATGCTGGTGTTCGCATCGCACTCCGACGAGTTCCTGAAGAGCCTGTGCAGCACGGCGATCTGGGTCGACCACGGCCAGGTCCGCGAACACGGTCCGCTGCGCCAGGTGCTCACCAGCTACAAGGGCAGGGACCCGTTCGCCAATGACGACGAGCACGCTTCGGTGGGAGCTGGTGGCACGCCATGACTGATCGGGCTGGGTCGAAGACGCCTCAGGGCAAGATCATCGCGGTGGTGGTCACCTGCCGCAGGCGCGAGCTGCTCGCCGACTCGCTCAAGGTGATCGCGGCCCAGACCCGTCAGCCGGACCACCTCATCGTCGTCGACAACGGGGCGGACCAGCCGGCGCGGGACGTGGTGGCGGCGGTGCCGATCCCCACGACCTACCTGCTCTCCGAGCGCAACCTCGGCGGCGCGGGCGGCTTCGCCCTGGGCATGCTGCACGCGCTGGCCATGGGTGCGGAGTGGGTCTGGCTGGGCGACGACGATGGCCGCCCGGCCGACGACACCGTGCTGGAGGTCCTGCTGGAGGAGGCCACCCGCCGCAAGCTGGCGGCGGTCTCCCCGGTGGTGGTCAACATCGACAGCCCGGACACCCTGGCCTTCCCGCTGCGCCGGGGCCTGACCTGGAAGCGCCAGCGCGAGGAGCTGTCCTCCCCGGACAGCCCGGACTTCCTGCCGGGCATCGCGAGCCTGTTCAACGGCGCCCTCTTCCGCGCCTCCACCCTGGACGTCATCGGTGTCCCCGACTACCGCCTGTTCTTCCGGGGCGACGAGGTGGAGATCCACCGCCGCATCGTGCGCACGGGCCTGCGCTTCGGCACCACCCTCCGCGTGGCCTACGCCCACCCGGACGGCTCGGCCGAGTTCAAGCCGATGCTGGGCGGCCGCTTCCACGCCCAGGACCCGGGCGACCCGGTGAAGCGCTACTACACCTACCGCAACCGCGGCTACCTGCTCTCCCAGCCGGGCATGCGCAAGCTGGGCCTGCTGGAGGCGGTCCGGTTCGGGCTGTACTTCCTGGGGCAGAAGAAGGACCCGAAGGCCTTCGTCGAGTGGGTGAAGCTCGTGCTGCAGGGCCGGCAGGAGAAGTTCTTCCGCAAGTGAGCTGAGCAGCTCCGCGTTCCCGTTCGCCCGCAGCGGATCCGCTGCGGGCGAACTCGCGTTCTGGGCCAAGTGATTCCGTGGTCCCCTGGGCCCATGGCACAGAAAAAGGCACTCATCCTGCACTTCGCCGGAGTCGGCGACCCCGTCCGCATCGCGATCTCCGACGAGGTGGCCGACGAGCTCGGCCCCCGGTTGCGACGACATGTCGAGACCGCGAGCACCCAGGCCGTCCCGACCGAGGACGGCGGGGAGCTGGTGGTCAACTTCGCGCACGTCGCCACCGCCCACATCGGGCCGGTCAACGCGCCCGGCGGCCTGTACGGCAAGGCGCCCTCGGCGGAGCGGCAGCAGGTGGCGCTGACGCCATGAACGGGACCGCTGCGTAACCGTTGTGACGCGGAGTGTAATCTCCGCTCGATGTCCTCCCGTCGACCCTCCTCCGTCCTGCCCAATGCGTTGGGCCGGTTGGCGGTCGCGCTCGCGCCGACGGTTGCCGGGCGGCTGGTGCGAGCCGAGCTGCCCCGGGCGACCGACGAGCAGCGGGCGGCGGCTGTGGCGCACGTGCGTGGGGCCGTGCTGGGCATGCCGGACCTGCTTCGGTGCGGGGTCGGGGTCGCGGCGGTGGGATATCTGGTCACCCGGCGGGTGCCGTGGCTGCGGAGCCGCGACCTGCCGGTGGTGACCGAGTTCGTGCGGATGGTGCGAGGGCTGGGACTCGCGGGGGCGCACGAGCGGGAAATCCGGTGACCGGCGGGTGGGACGCCCTGGTCATCGGCACCGGGCCCGGTGGGGCGGTCACCGCGCGAGCGCTGGCCGAGGCCGGGCTCCGGGTCCTCGTGGTGGAGGAGGGTGACTGGACCGAGCCCGGTTCGGTCGCCCCCTTCTCGCTGGAGCAGATGCGGCGGCAGTACCGCGGCGGCGGGCTGACCGCCGCGCTCGGGCGCCCGTCCATCGCCTACACCGAGGGGCGGGGCGTCGGCGGCGGGTCGGAGGTCAACTCCGGGCTCTACCACCGGCCGTCCGAGCAGCTGCTCGCCCAGTGGTCCCAGGACTGGCACGTCGAGGGCCTGGACGTGCCCGAGCTGGCCCCGCACAGCGACCTGGTCGAGAAGGAGCTGTCCGTCTCGACGTTGCCCTGGGCCCTGCCCGCCTCGTCCCGGGTGCTCGCCCGGGGCGCGGAGGCGTTGGGCTGGCGCGGGTTCGAGGTGCCGCGCTGGGCGGTCTGCGAGCAGCGCGGCGGGCGGCGCACCGTGCGCAGGCAGACCATGTCGGTCACCTACTGGCCCAAGGCGCTGGCCGCGGGTGCGGTGCTGCGGCCCCGCACCCGGGCGCTGCGGCTGGAGCTGTCCGGTCCCCGGGCCACCGCCGCGGTGCTCGAAGACCTGGCCACCGGGCGCACCGAGCGGGTCACCTTCGAGCACGTGTTCGTCTGCGCGGGCGCCACCCAGACCCCCGCGCTGCTGCAACGGTCCGGGCTGCGGCGCAACATCGGCGGCAACTTCTCCGTGCACCCCACGGTCAAGGTCACCGCCGAGTTCGACGAGCCGGTCAACGACCCGGACGACGTGCCGGTGTTCCAGGTCAAGGAGTTCGGCTCCGCGCTGTCCTTCGGCGGCTCCGCCTCCCGGCCCTCGCTGCTGGCTCTGGCCCTGGGCGAGAACTGGCCCGCCTTCGGGCCCGCCCTGGCCCGCTGGCCGCACCTGTTCACCTACTACGCGGCCACCCAGAGCGTGGGGCGCGGGCGGGTGCGGGCGCTGCCCGGGTTCACCGACCCGCTGGTCACCTACCGGTTGACCAGGGGCGACCACGAGCTGCTGCGCACCGGCCTGGCCCGGCTGATGCACCTGCTGCTGGCGGCGGGCGCGCACACGATCTACCCGTCCTTCCGGGGCGCCCCGGTGGTCACCAACCCGGCCGGGATCGCCGCCGCGGCCCAGGCCATGACCCCGGGCCGCGCCAGCCTGATGACCGTGCACCTGTGCGGGACGGTGCCCATGGGCGAGGACCTCGCCCGCTGCGGCGCCGACTCCTACGGCCGGGTGCACGGCACGGCGAACGTGCACGTCAACGACGCCTCGCTGCTGCCGTCGGCACCCGGCGTCAACCCCCAGGGCGCGATCATGGCGATCGCCGCGCGGAACGTGAGCCGATTCCTGCGCGCCCCCCACACCGAGCAGAGAGCCACCCATGTCCGATCTGGTGCCACCGGCTGACCTGACCGTCCTCACCGGTGCGAGCGGCTGGTTCGGCCGCGCCTACCTCGCGCACCTGCACGAGCGCGGCTCCCGCGTGCGCGCGCTGGTGCCCGCCGCGCAGGACGTGCCCGCCGTGCTGGCCGCGCACCCCGGGGCGGAGGTGCACGTGGGCGACCTCGCCGACACCGACACCGTGCGCCGCCTGCTGCACGGCGCGGCGGGCGCCGACCTGGTGCACGCGGCGGGCGTGATCCACCCGAAGCGGGTCAGCGAGTTCCACCGGGTCAACGTCGAGGGCACCCGCACGGTCCTGGCGCAGGCGCGGGCGGCGGAGCTCCGGCGGGTCACCTACCTGTCGTCGAACTCGCCGTTCGGGGTGAACCCGCGCCGGGACGAGGTGTTCC
Proteins encoded in this region:
- a CDS encoding CocE/NonD family hydrolase, with the translated sequence MRRVSTKIEGHLVPAADEVPLAATVFHSPERERSPVVVLSSPYGQGANTSQAKKWAKLGFACVTADSRGRFASGGTFRPYLSEASDGARLLDWVHAQPFCDGRVLLVGSSYGAYSALAAAAARTAPVAGVIAAVPAMGLGETAREPGGAARLACRVGWWSEHGGTKVPRPPVEVDLARLPVHGLVDAPGWPELWAAPRRGELWSRLADCTAPLLAVGGTHDPFAADTAELTAAWGGPSRLVLGPWGHLLDAHAPGAVLGGKRVGALYAAFARAALDGLTGDGAWLHAGSWRRWPSDAGRTVPLTTVRGVFTADPADPFPSRPPLADLTQDLRRVDRALLHTAPLPAGVLRGEVTARLRLRADTPDNDWVLRLSDGRTQLAHAVVRHPAPPGHPVECEIRLGPLGVELPAGVRLHLEVAGHHWPRHARNPHTGTDPVAAVTLLPSRREVLAAELSLPLSEPQDLVADEDLIEEVVR
- the amiA gene encoding streptamidine family RiPP, translated to MDKVFVRVEAERELPHNSASHSNALVENPFDDQD
- a CDS encoding MFS transporter; amino-acid sequence: MTVLEAPPRKDPDFRRYLCARVVSVAGSLVTVVALPVLVYRLTGSAAWTAAVAAAEALPYLLFGLLAGALADRVDRRRLMIAVDLVNALVIASVPLLWLLEALTPWQVVAVAFVSQSLFVLFDSANFGALPALVGKERITSAYATVFGATTVVEMLVPPLATLAVTVVSPAPMLAVDALTYAVSALLLRAITRPLSEPDRAGRPRSLGDIRADVRAGLGFLWRQPTVRTLTLVGATHSAAGGAWVAMVVPWADRSLGVTPSGDARLAVLMSCWAVGALIASKLTPVLTRRLGAARLALRALPTSLLCGLAVVFSSYWLFGALAAVAWGAAYTTVVINSITYRQQVTPPELQGRVNTTARMLSWGVGNPLGAALAGTVAVAVSPAAGLAASVAVLAVGVVLAWCSPLRAQSTVS
- a CDS encoding ABC transporter ATP-binding protein; this encodes MSSISGTGLTVRFGDRTILSTVDLTVADGQWLALVGRNGCGKSTLLRVLAGLHEPDEGLVHLGREPLHSLGRREVARRIAVLPQAMPAVPGLTVRQLVRQGRYAVRGPLGMLRAGDDDQVRRALADTGVENYADAAVDRLSGGERQRVRLALALAQDAPVLLLDEPTTYLDVRHQLEVLELVARLRAERGLTVVTVLHDLAQAARYADRVLALKDGVVHADGPAAEVVDEELLAGVFGVRGRVWRDDRTGRPACAYDTVL
- a CDS encoding FecCD family ABC transporter permease; translation: MTRRFALPVLVVLLAASSLAELVSGSSLGPLTALRALFGEGTETQLLIVHELRLPRTLIAIGTGACLGLAGVVLQAVLRNPMASPEVTGVGSGAVLGAVAATVAGLADLPAALTALAVLGGVVGGASLWLVAGRVGADPMRLVVLGVMVSAVLAGLSLVLLTARPQLAGAAARWLVGTINARTWEHWHALWPWLLVVLLLFLLVGPALDLLAVDDDHARGLGLAVTPWRVFALLGAVLATAAAVGAVGAVAFVGLLAPHAARALAGAEHRLLLPAAALAGAVCVTGADFLAQNLTALVPMVGSQRLGIPVGAVTALAGAVVLIVVARRYSSALAGRDSS
- a CDS encoding FecCD family ABC transporter permease, with product MRRYTALPVAVLALLAVGTASLCLGEPLVGVNRLAAAFAGETDLEHAVVVLLRAPRLLLALCAGAALGAAGLLLQESLRNPLAVPELLGVSSGASAAVAITVVWAVPVPGAPLVPALFGAVVGGLLTLLAARSAVGPAAVLLIGAAVSAALQAVMFTALSLSDSRDQGVLFRYLLGSLTGTTWDTVAFAAPGLLAALPLALLSVPALGLLRLGDDTASALGLRAGRARLAVLVLACVLVAIAVGPAGPIAWVGFLGPQLARRLRPGADARVWLGWSALFGALLVVLADLLARTVLYPVELPVGGLTAVVAVLLGALLMFRRSREALG
- a CDS encoding ABC transporter substrate-binding protein, whose translation is MRRSCAQLALLSLVTASAALVASCTSAPPATAPTGTAGAGAADIPVTAAPLAPSLSVTDPTGQAVTLPKVPERIVCLTGLCDDALTELGLKPAGTSNAVLLALPQLAGEAGKSVPVIPGSFGQEDVEAVGALRPDLVIGLAGVHDGLRPAVAKFNAPLWTVNPTTWEQSVGYLRNLGALTGRTEQALAAETKFRTTLAGAVKTSREKGLDKRTVLLMFGSADSIGVDTTESLTGKLLGQLFGYPFPAKSTNADTASTYSVEEILAKQPNVIFVYSLVFSSADRKLSEQLADNPVWKQVKAVRDGQVHEVVPKLWGSGRGTRSLGALVEEALAKVAQAPAA
- the wzm gene encoding galactan export ABC transporter permease subunit Wzm/RfbD; protein product: MNTARAYRSWGRAFADLSAAWKQRTLWGHLGWQDIKQGYRRSVLGPLWITISTGVMALAMGILFSAIQNQPIEFFLPYVTVGLVCWTFINNCINEGAHVFIANEGLIKQLPSPLTTHIFRLVWRQVLLFAHNFLIYFIMLAIFPQELKWTAFYAIPAFLLIVLNGGWVSLAVGIVSTRFRDIPPIIGSITMLLFYLTPIVWDFGVLKNHPNPVVSERAYLAEFNPFLHFIEIIRRPLLGQDQLFHHWLIVGIITLVGWAAALVLLRNYRARVSYWV